One genomic window of Mercenaria mercenaria strain notata chromosome 2, MADL_Memer_1, whole genome shotgun sequence includes the following:
- the LOC123551441 gene encoding uncharacterized protein LOC123551441, whose product MASYLLQSKADNTVNKYFNSFTQFEKFCHKNKLVSKPAHPFTVGLYFTSLMDEGKSNHVVTSAFYSIKWVHNINDMEDPTESPVVKQLLEAAKRTHSKPVCKKDVVSTHELHSLCSMFIDSDDICILRDLSMIMITYAGFMRISEVLNLKCKDVRFNEDYVTIYVSKSKTDIYRNGSDIVISKGSTSACPYVLLQKYMNAANLNDKPDEFLFKPALRSKNVVSLVKVNKPLSYTRAKECIVSKLKLVAPNRNLGTHSLRASGITEAAKSSDISERCLKRHGRWKSDIAKDGYVKDSIEKRLAVSKKLDL is encoded by the coding sequence ATGGCTAGTTACTTACTACAATCCAAAGCAGATAAcactgtaaataaatatttcaattcgtttacacaatttgaaaaattctGCCACAAAAATAAACTCGTTTCCAAACCGGCACATCCCTTCACGGTTGGGCTTTATTTCACCAGTTTAATGGACGAAGGAAAATCTAATCACGTTGTGACATCAGCTTTTTACAGTATTAAATGGGTACATAACATTAATGATATGGAGGATCCGACAGAAAGTCCTGTTGTGAAACAATTACTAGAAGCAGCCAAGCGTACACACTCCAAACCAGTATGTAAAAAGGACGTTGTATCTACTCATGAACTGCATTCTTTGTGTTCCATGTTCATTGACAGTGatgatatatgtattttaagGGACTTGTCTATGATTATGATTACGTACGCAGGTTTTATGCGAATTAGTGAGGTATTGAACTTAAAATGTAAAGATGTGCGTTTCAATGAAGATTACGTGACAATATATGTATCGAAGAGCAAAACTGATATTTATCGTAATGGTTCAGATATAGTTATTTCAAAGGGCAGCACTTCGGCGTGCCCATATGTCTTGTTACAGAAATATATGAACGCCGCAAATTTGAATGATAAGCCTGACGAATTTTTATTTAAACCAGCTTTAAGGTCGAAAAATGTTGTATCTCTTGTAAAGGTTAACAAGCCTCTTAGTTATACTAGAGCTAAGGAATGTATTGTAAGTAAATTAAAATTAGTTGCACCAAATAGAAATCTTGGTACGCATTCTCTCAGAGCCAGTGGTATCACTGAAGCAGCTAAAAGTTCTGATATCTCTGAAAGATGTCTAAAGAGACATGGGAGGTGGAAGTCTGACATTGCCAAAGATGGTTATGTTAAGGATTCAATTGAGAAAAGGCTCGCGGTTTCAAAAAAGCTCGATTTATAA
- the LOC123562724 gene encoding uncharacterized protein LOC123562724: MAEGRKFTESVLGASDEIYDYNCSSCEESGVYKEAHKYCDSCKLYYCKKCLGDHNKFPALRGHLIKDVTSQPKQTVQTGAPSESTPGTQTEPCENHPEEMIKMYCGEHDIVCCTVCIALEHRECKDVHYILKLAKDIRTSQEYNDYVAEVTRIKTVYEDTKQSIQDEMQTINNVKTEIINEIKEYKRELVSRIEELESKSIETVNERHKQLKEKMNDTASHVDKLLNKVTKLVREIDNTSEAQLFVQMQKMREMKNEKDMTDKDVKTFEGLSFSLDDSVRNALGGVDGLAIANVPLRILSKKEYKICFNDDVNDTYYVYDTCSLDDDTWVLTCDDKLKRFTRSFSKLANISVPGKLCGICKTSRPKELAISIQNKQTIQFAQYNAKTMSLTQSFKVDVSCKGICCRDDYLFVTCGGGDKDKVLGHLRQYDMKGNLICTVDTDNTGQRIFTSPRLMTLESSTNNIYIADRDNGIIVLDRNGKIKCHLYDSFLKNGCGICLTTRNNILVSGCDSKSIHQYDENCRYVGTILKLTDKMHYPSCLRFDESKKQLIVGMNKHNEMYVYDVES; the protein is encoded by the exons ATGGCGGAAGGAAGGAAGTTTACTGAAAGTGTGCTCGGTGCCTCTGATGAAATTTATGATTACAACTGTTCCTCTTGCGAAGAATCTGGAGTGTATAAGGAAGCACATAAATACTGTGATAGTTGTAAGTTGTATTATTGTAAGAAATGTCTCGGTGATCACAACAAGTTTCCGGCTTTAAGAGGACACCTAATAAAAGATGTGACCTCTCAACCGAAACAGACTGTTCAAACTGGGGCACCAAGCGAATCCACGCCAGGAACCCAAACTGAGCCATGTGAGAACCATCCTGAAGAAATGATCAAGATGTATTGTGGTGAACATGATATTGTCTGCTGCACTGTATGTATAGCACTCGAGCACAG AGAGTGCAAAGACGTTCACTACATTCTAAAGCTAGCTAAAGATATCAGAACAAGTCAAGAATACAACGACTATGTGGCAGAGGTGACAAGAATCAAAACCGTGTATGAAGACACTAAACAGTCCATCCAGGATGAAATGCAAACAATTAACAatgttaaaactgaaattatcaatgaaataaaagagTACAAAAGAGAGTTAGTTTCAAGAATAGAAGAGCTTGAGAGTAAGTCGATTGAAACTGTGAATGAAAGGCATAAGcaacttaaagaaaaaatgaatgatACTGCAAGCCATGtagataaattattaaacaaGGTAACAAAACTTGTGCGAGAGATCGATAATACTAGTGAGGCACAGCTGTTTGTCCAAATGCAAAAAATGAGAGAAATGAAAAACGAAAAGGATATGACTGACAAAGACGTTAAAACGTTTGAAGGACTGAGTTTTTCATTAGACGACAGTGTTAGAAATGCTCTTGGTGGCGTCGACGGACTTGCTATCGCAAACGTGCCATTAAGAATTCTTTCGAAGAAAGAGTATAAGATTTGCTTCAATGATGACGTAAACGACACGTACTATGTGTATGATACATGTAGCTTAGATGATGACACCTGGGTTTTGACATGTGACGACAAACTGAAACGATTTACCAGGTCATTTAGTAAACTGGCTAACATATCGGTCCCAGGGAAATTGTGCGGTATATGTAAAACTTCAAGACCAAAAGAATTAGCTATTTCaatacaaaacaagcaaacaataCAGTTTGCTCAGTACAATGCAAAAACAATGTCACTGACACAATCATTCAAAGTAGATGTTTCATGCAAAGGTATTTGCTGTAGAGATGACTACCTGTTCGTCACTTGTGGCGGAGGCGACAAGGACAAAGTCCTAGGTCATTTACGACAATATGATATGAAAGGTAATCTTATATGCACAGTTGACACTGACAATACCGGTCAACGAATCTTCACATCGCCCCGTCTTATGACTCTTGAGTCTAGtacaaataacatatatatagCAGACAGAGACAACGGAATCATTGTTCTTGACAGGAATGGAAAGATAAAATGCCATTTGTATGATTCTTTTCTGAAAAATGGATGCGGTATTTGTCTTACAACTAGAAATAATATTCTTGTGTCCGGTTGTGATTCTAAAAGTATACATCAATATGATGAAAATTGTAGGTATGTAGGAACAATCTTGAAACTTACGGATAAAATGCATTATCCTTCATGCTTACGGTTCGATGAATCAAAGAAACAGTTAATTGTTGGCATGAATAAACACAATGAAATGTATGTTTATGATGTTGAAAGTTAA
- the LOC128549172 gene encoding uncharacterized protein LOC128549172 has translation MDANIDERVEQKLREHRSSLLTDMEKIITKISDNNAQKFSNLLNAGIPKFKRKSNEEQYKYNSKVGVALDEAESLLSDEKTDEYSRKIAEAKDLVLHRQKLIRLADNSELGWRVVHEYECNPLADNSDDEKRMMQAESRANRKFKAEKKRSTRRSWPYRRPTSTVTAPQATEASITPTQPRRPGLCFDCGKPGHWKGAPEGAAKTSNNKMSINLLCTLDQKNDGQSKFMGPEEPTETLSPVGRLKEKYHKWKEATGSDYILNVIDKGYKLPFKTIPEGAILKNNRSARENVSFVEQEIQDLLDKGIISKSEKTPKVVNPLTVAINKKGKKRLVLDCRYINPHLHQFKIKFEDIKIAEKLFEKNSFLFTYDLKGAYHHIDIFDEHRTYLGFSFPENGSKKYYVFNSLPFGIKTAGHIFTKLLRIVVSYLRCKGHKIIMFLDDGIGGHNSLMNAITSSDYTKQTLIDFGFLLAHEKCEWVPKQKVTWLGHVLDMEHNLLFITENRIRGLESSIESLIYQVSISKHKLVPVRYLASVVGQITSVQSVIGNKVRLLTRYLFNCINSRASWNAPVMITENAIDELQYWRQNVRSLNKNGKNIDKKEICMYNVFADASQLGYGGYVELNNTR, from the exons ATGGATGCAAACATCGATGAACGCGTTGAGCAGAAGTTACGAGAGCACAGATCGTCTTTGTTGACGGACATGGAGAAAATAATAACTAAGATAAGTGATAATAATgctcaaaaattttcaaatttattaaatgCTGGAATTCCAAAATTTAAGAGAAAGTCAAACGAAGAACAGTACAAGTACAATAGCAAAGTAGGCGTAGCTTTGGATGAAGCTGAGTCATTGTTATCTGACGAAAAAACGGACGAATATAGTAGGAAAATAGCAGAAG caAAAGACCTGGTTTTACACCGGCAAAAGTTAATACGACTGGCTGACAATTCGGAATTGGGATGGAGAGTCGTACACGAGTACGAATGTAATCCTCTTGCCGACAACTCGGATGACGAAAAGCGTATGATGCAGGCCGAATCAAGGGCCAATCGAAAGTTCAAGGCAGAGAAGAAGCGTTCGACACGCCGATCTTGGCCATACAGGAGACCCACGTCTACCGTCACGGCTCCACAGGCGACAGAAGCATCGATCACGCCCACGCAACCTAGACGTCCCGGGCTTTGTTTTGATTGTGGCAAGCCCGGACATTGGAAAGGAGCGCCGGAAGGCGCAGCAAAGACTTCCAATAACAAGATGAGtataaatttgttatgtacattagATCAGAAAAATGACGGGCAGTCTAAATTTATGGGTCCGGAAGAGCCCACTGAAACCTTATCTCCTGTAGGTAGGTTGAAAGAAAAGTATCATAAATGGAAAGAGGCAACTGGAAGTGATTACATATTGAATGTTATTGATAAAGGATATAAATTACCCTTTAAAACAATTCCGGAAGGAGCAATACTTAAAAATAATCGTTCAGCGAGagaaaatgtttcgtttgtaGAGCAAGAAATTCAAGATTTATTAGATAAAGGTATAATATCAAAATCAGAAAAAACACCAAAGGTAGTCAACCCCCTCACTGTAGctataaataaaaaagggaaaaagagaTTAGTTTTAGATTGCAGATATATAAATCCCCATTTACAccaattcaaaattaaatttgaggaTATAAAAATAGCAGAGAAATTATTCGAAAAGAACTCCTTTTTATTTACATACGACTTAAAAGGAGCGTATCATCATATTGACATTTTTGATGAGCACAGAACTTATCTAGGGTTTTCGTTCCCTGAGAACGGGTCCAAAAAATATTACGTGTTTAATTCTTTACCATTCGGAATAAAAACAGCTGGGCACATATTCACAAAACTGTTGAGAATAGTTGTTTCATATTTGAGATGCAAAGGACACAAAATCATTATGTTTTTGGATGATGGTATAGGCGGTCATAACTCTCTTATGAATGCAATCACTTCCAGTGATTATACAAAACAAACTCTCATTGATTTTGGGTTTTTACTAGCACACGAGAAATGCGAATGGGTACCGAAACAAAAGGTAACGTGGCTTGGTCATGTGTTAGATATGGAACATAATCTATTGTTCATTACTGAAAATAGAATACGGGGATTAGAGTCTTCCATAGAATCTCTTATATATCAGGTCagtatatcaaaacataaattagTACCTGTTAGATATCTCGCAAGTGTCGTAGGACAGATCACTTCTGTACAAAGTGTCATAGGTAACAAAGTACGGCTTTTAACCagatatttatttaattgtattaaTTCTAGAGCCAGCTGGAATGCTCCAGTAATGATCACAGAAAACGCAATTGACGAATTACAATACTGGAGACAAAACGTACGTTCTTTAaacaaaaatggtaaaaacattgataagaaagaaatatgcatgtataaCGTGTTTGCAGATGCAAGTCAGTTAGGCTACGGAGGGTACGTAGAATTGAACAACACTAGGTGA
- the LOC128549168 gene encoding uncharacterized protein LOC128549168 encodes MATVNKGLRDPGWTNNLAAIPNISMSDVVSIIQKHSKVPNKHLSKGYKFFHGSYIHDISVKVNAEGCSVRCKCFRSMKKNETPWSIQITLVNTKELRSQLCGCGAGKGSCAHVAALVYQLAHYKTLKMKAVPDIISKTSCPQQWQVPPRTHGIKPRDLTDVKFVKPKANAKNSESCVCSTLYNPVNTEFPDMSLISGLQNILPLHDDKLQLLQVLPDNLEASVMHGFWSGSYH; translated from the exons ATGGCGACTGTCAACAAAGGCCTCAGGGATCCAGGTTGGACAAATAATTTAGCAGCTATACCAAATATTTCAATGAGTGACGtggtttcaatcattcaaaaacaTTCTAAAGTACCGAACAAACACCTTTCAAAGGGCTACAAATTTTTCCATGGATCGTACATTCACGATATTTCAG ttaaagTTAATGCAGAAGGGTGTAGTGTGAGATGTAAATGCTTCAGGTCCATGAAAAAGAATGAAACTCCATGGTCAATACAA ATCACTCTTGTGAATACCAAGGAGCTTAGAAGCCAGCTGTGTGGTTGTGGTGCAGGGAAAGGGTCCTGTGCTCATGTTGCAGCACTTGTCTACCAGTTAGCCCACTACAAAACACTCAAGATGAAGGCAGTGCCTGATATAATATCCAAGACATCTTGTCCCCAACAATGGCAGGTGCCTCCAAGAACTCATGGaattaaacctagggacctgacAGATGTAAAATTTGTTAAACCAAAGGCAAATGCCAAGAACTCTGAATCATGTGTATGTAGCACTCTGTATAATCCAGTGAACACTGAATTTCCTGACATGTCACTTATTTCTGGTCTGCAGAATATATTGCCACTGCACGACGACAAACTGCAGCTGCTACAAGTTCTGCCAGACAACCTTGAAGCATCCGTTATGCATGGTTTCTGGTCTGGATCGTACCATTAA